A part of Fibrobacter sp. UWB15 genomic DNA contains:
- the proB gene encoding glutamate 5-kinase: MSELRKNILDESRRIVVKIGSRILVDSEKGGVRTRYIQKLADSVARLMEAGKEVVIVTSGAVGTGMSQLGYKEKPTVLAEKQACAAVGQIDLMYAYREMFRWMQLSVGQILLSAEDFRDRNRYKNLQNTIKAMLARKIVPIINENDSLAVAEIKVGDNDKLSSDVALFLDADLLLIFTDEDGLFDDNPKKNPNARLLRFVPEITPAVLALAGKPGETGSAVSTGGMRSKLEAIRNVTKSGCNAFLASGMKVLPHQVIFENAEGTLFVGSKKKLNSRQRWLSFVTTPRGAVVVDEGGVKALREKHSSLLPVGVCAVKKHFDKGDLIEVLSETGEPVARGVAKFDSETLKLVLHKKTAQVHELLGKDVADELIHKNDLVVF; this comes from the coding sequence ATGAGTGAATTAAGAAAGAATATTCTCGATGAATCCCGCCGTATTGTCGTAAAGATCGGGTCCCGTATTTTGGTCGACTCCGAAAAGGGCGGCGTTCGCACCCGTTATATCCAGAAACTTGCAGATTCCGTTGCTCGCCTCATGGAAGCGGGCAAGGAAGTTGTGATTGTCACAAGCGGTGCCGTGGGAACAGGCATGAGCCAGCTGGGCTACAAGGAAAAGCCGACGGTGCTTGCCGAAAAGCAGGCCTGCGCTGCTGTGGGCCAGATTGACCTCATGTACGCCTACCGCGAAATGTTCCGTTGGATGCAGCTTTCGGTGGGCCAGATTCTTTTGTCTGCCGAAGACTTCCGCGACCGCAACCGCTACAAGAATTTGCAGAACACCATCAAGGCGATGCTTGCTCGTAAGATTGTTCCGATTATCAATGAAAACGACTCGCTGGCTGTTGCCGAAATCAAGGTGGGCGATAACGATAAGCTTTCGAGCGATGTGGCGCTGTTCCTTGATGCCGACTTGCTTTTGATTTTCACGGACGAAGACGGACTCTTCGATGATAATCCGAAGAAAAATCCGAATGCCCGTTTGCTCCGCTTTGTGCCGGAAATTACGCCTGCCGTTTTGGCCCTTGCGGGTAAGCCCGGTGAAACGGGTTCTGCCGTGAGTACCGGCGGTATGCGCAGCAAGCTCGAAGCGATCCGTAACGTGACCAAGAGTGGTTGCAACGCGTTCCTCGCGAGCGGCATGAAGGTATTGCCGCACCAGGTGATTTTTGAAAATGCCGAAGGCACGCTCTTTGTGGGCTCCAAGAAAAAGCTCAATAGCCGTCAGCGTTGGCTCAGCTTCGTAACGACTCCGCGCGGGGCCGTGGTGGTGGACGAAGGCGGCGTGAAGGCTTTGCGCGAAAAGCATTCTAGCCTGCTCCCCGTGGGCGTATGCGCCGTCAAGAAGCACTTTGACAAGGGCGACCTGATTGAAGTCTTGAGCGAGACCGGCGAGCCGGTGGCACGCGGTGTCGCGAAGTTCGACAGCGAAACCTTGAAACTTGTGCTTCACAAGAAGACGGCCCAGGTTCACGAACTCTTGGGCAAGGATGTCGCCGACGAACTGATTCACAAGAATGACTTGGTTGTGTTCTAG
- the scpB gene encoding SMC-Scp complex subunit ScpB: MEENQNLDDLAEESAELPKVESQEDLARIIQALVFASPDIVTLKKLREILGDFLDARLVSDALIAANDSLNKINSPFEIVEQAGGYRFRTRAKYYPWVRKLFPEANARRLSQAALETLAVIAYQQPITKAAIEQVRGVSSVDGPIRNLLDKGFIALGSRADTVGNPYTYVTTQEFMKYFGINRIPEDLPRLREFSELLEAGALVPQYAKPESVSPEEPKQPEENPDQVELSMGDA; encoded by the coding sequence ATGGAAGAAAATCAGAATTTGGACGATTTGGCCGAAGAATCGGCGGAACTCCCGAAAGTCGAGAGCCAAGAGGATTTGGCCCGCATTATCCAGGCGCTGGTGTTTGCGTCTCCTGACATTGTGACGCTCAAGAAGCTGCGTGAAATTCTGGGTGATTTTCTGGATGCGCGCTTGGTGTCCGATGCTTTGATTGCGGCGAACGATTCGCTGAACAAGATTAATTCCCCGTTCGAAATCGTGGAACAGGCGGGCGGTTACCGTTTCCGCACGCGTGCGAAGTATTACCCGTGGGTGCGCAAACTGTTCCCCGAAGCAAACGCCCGTAGGCTTAGCCAGGCGGCGCTTGAAACTTTGGCGGTCATCGCTTACCAGCAGCCGATTACCAAGGCTGCCATTGAACAGGTGCGTGGCGTGTCGTCGGTCGATGGCCCGATTCGTAACTTGCTTGACAAGGGCTTTATTGCGCTGGGTAGCCGTGCCGATACGGTGGGTAACCCCTATACCTACGTGACGACGCAGGAATTCATGAAGTATTTTGGCATCAACCGCATTCCTGAAGACCTGCCGCGACTCCGCGAATTCAGTGAACTTCTGGAAGCGGGTGCTTTGGTGCCGCAGTACGCGAAACCCGAATCGGTGAGCCCCGAAGAACCCAAGCAACCCGAAGAAAATCCGGACCAGGTTGAATTGTCGATGGGAGATGCCTAA
- the mutS gene encoding DNA mismatch repair protein MutS, with translation MAVTPLMQQYYEIKKQNPGCILFFRMGDFFELFEDDAVVASKILGLTLTSRNNGASGATPLCGFPHHAADRYVPKMVAAGYRIAICEQVEDPKLAKGIVKRDIVEIISAGTAMDESNLNAKEANYLCAFIPEKDSVSFAIADVTTGYLAACKSSVQAFECEFCRRMPKEVVVPEGTVIPSGVMDLIRSENILVTELPAFLFGEDSAKDVLFTHFKVEALDGLGLDGRVVETQVTGALLQYLMDQKKSELSHFTTLEILNLDDYMTLDPSTLRNLELVRPLNADDISSTLCYVLDFTVTAMGGRNLKEWVSHPLISVDRIREREEAVEELVNNPVALDELKESLTSILDMERLMGRVGSGRANARDLAGMGRSLSQASKVADVLEGLNSPIFEPMRAALIAARGRGEELLSQFNDDLPLTVREGGMIRAGANAELDAMNEDIKERREWIASLEVRERERLGIPSLKVGYNRVFGYYIEITKAQMAKATSPIPDEYIRKQTTVNGERYITPEMKECESIISNAEVNIHALEYKIFCELRERVNSWRAELQEIANAIAHVDTLYSFARAARKYNYVCPEVFEGSGIEIKGGFHPVIVAVNSDLDFIPNDVNLSPEATRLMLITGPNMAGKSTYLRQTGLIVLMAQIGCFVPAESARIGVVDRIFTRVGASDRLSRGLSTFMVEMIETANILRNATSHSLVLLDEIGRGTSTFDGLSIAWAIVETLHDEPARAAITLFATHYHELTGLVESLEHAGNFQVGVQEKGDKLIFLHKILEGACDSSYGIHVAEMAGLPNNVLRRARKILLRLEKQKIDPSDGATHKKLMEKPQVDLFAPPDESTQLLKEEIRRLKPEEMTPMQALQCLMDLKEHYGK, from the coding sequence ATGGCTGTGACCCCGTTAATGCAGCAGTATTACGAGATCAAGAAACAGAATCCCGGCTGCATCTTGTTTTTTAGAATGGGCGACTTCTTCGAACTTTTCGAAGACGATGCTGTAGTTGCCTCCAAAATTTTAGGACTTACGCTCACGAGCCGCAATAACGGTGCCTCGGGAGCAACGCCCCTGTGCGGGTTCCCGCACCATGCCGCGGACCGCTACGTGCCCAAGATGGTGGCGGCGGGTTACCGCATCGCCATTTGCGAACAGGTGGAAGACCCGAAACTCGCCAAGGGAATCGTCAAGCGCGACATTGTAGAAATCATCAGTGCCGGCACCGCGATGGACGAATCGAACCTGAATGCGAAAGAGGCGAATTACCTTTGCGCCTTCATTCCCGAAAAGGACTCGGTCTCGTTTGCGATTGCCGACGTGACGACCGGCTACTTGGCCGCTTGCAAGAGTTCGGTGCAGGCGTTCGAATGTGAATTCTGCCGCCGTATGCCGAAAGAAGTCGTAGTGCCCGAAGGAACTGTGATTCCTAGCGGAGTGATGGACTTGATCCGCTCCGAAAACATTTTGGTGACGGAGCTTCCGGCATTCCTGTTCGGCGAAGATTCCGCGAAGGATGTGCTGTTTACGCATTTTAAGGTCGAGGCTTTGGACGGTCTTGGCTTGGATGGGCGAGTGGTCGAAACGCAGGTGACGGGAGCGCTTCTTCAGTACCTGATGGATCAGAAGAAGTCCGAACTTTCGCATTTTACGACGCTCGAGATTCTGAATCTCGACGACTACATGACGCTTGATCCGAGTACGTTGCGTAACTTGGAACTGGTGCGTCCGCTGAATGCCGACGACATCAGCAGCACGCTCTGCTACGTGCTCGACTTTACGGTGACCGCGATGGGCGGGCGCAACTTGAAGGAATGGGTGAGTCACCCGTTGATTTCGGTGGACCGCATCAGGGAACGCGAAGAAGCCGTCGAAGAACTTGTCAATAATCCGGTCGCTCTTGACGAACTGAAGGAATCGCTGACTTCGATTCTCGATATGGAACGCCTGATGGGCCGTGTGGGTTCTGGCCGCGCGAATGCCCGCGACTTGGCGGGCATGGGCCGTTCGCTTTCGCAGGCATCCAAGGTGGCTGATGTTCTGGAAGGCTTGAATTCGCCGATTTTTGAACCGATGCGAGCGGCCCTCATTGCCGCCCGAGGCCGTGGCGAAGAACTCCTCTCGCAATTTAATGATGACTTGCCGCTGACCGTGCGCGAGGGCGGCATGATTCGCGCGGGTGCAAACGCAGAACTCGACGCGATGAACGAAGACATCAAGGAACGCCGCGAATGGATTGCCTCCTTGGAAGTCCGCGAGCGTGAACGCCTCGGCATCCCGAGCCTGAAGGTCGGTTACAACCGCGTTTTCGGTTACTACATCGAAATTACCAAGGCGCAGATGGCGAAGGCCACGAGTCCGATTCCTGACGAATACATCCGCAAGCAGACGACGGTGAATGGAGAACGCTACATTACGCCCGAGATGAAGGAATGCGAATCCATCATCAGTAATGCCGAAGTCAACATTCATGCGCTCGAATACAAGATTTTCTGCGAACTGCGCGAACGCGTGAACAGCTGGCGTGCCGAACTGCAAGAAATCGCAAATGCGATTGCCCATGTCGATACGCTTTACAGCTTTGCCCGCGCCGCACGCAAGTACAATTACGTTTGCCCCGAAGTCTTCGAAGGCTCGGGCATCGAAATCAAGGGCGGTTTCCATCCGGTGATTGTCGCGGTGAATTCCGACCTCGACTTTATCCCGAACGATGTGAATCTATCGCCTGAAGCCACGCGCCTCATGCTCATTACAGGCCCGAACATGGCCGGTAAATCGACTTACCTGCGCCAGACAGGGCTCATTGTACTTATGGCGCAAATCGGCTGCTTTGTGCCTGCCGAAAGTGCCCGCATCGGCGTGGTGGACCGCATCTTTACCCGCGTGGGTGCCAGCGACCGCCTGAGCCGCGGCCTTTCGACCTTCATGGTGGAAATGATCGAAACCGCAAACATCTTGCGCAATGCGACTTCGCACAGCCTGGTGCTTCTCGACGAAATCGGTCGCGGAACCAGTACCTTTGATGGCCTCTCGATTGCATGGGCGATTGTAGAAACGCTGCACGACGAACCGGCCCGCGCCGCCATCACGCTGTTTGCAACGCACTACCACGAACTCACGGGCCTTGTCGAAAGCCTTGAACACGCTGGCAATTTCCAGGTGGGCGTCCAGGAAAAGGGCGACAAGCTGATTTTCTTGCACAAGATTTTGGAAGGCGCTTGCGACTCCAGCTACGGCATTCACGTGGCCGAAATGGCGGGCCTCCCGAATAACGTGCTTCGCCGCGCCCGCAAGATTCTTTTGCGCCTCGAAAAGCAGAAGATTGACCCGAGCGATGGCGCGACCCACAAGAAGCTCATGGAAAAGCCGCAGGTCGACCTGTTCGCTCCCCCTGACGAATCCACGCAGCTCCTTAAAGAAGAAATCCGCCGCTTGAAACCCGAAGAAATGACACCGATGCAGGCGCTCCAATGCCTGATGGACCTGAAGGAGCATTATGGAAAATGA
- a CDS encoding HD domain-containing protein, translating to MLDFAALQEFVYSNRIVDSTIHGLAHWRQVEFNGLLLAPITGADVTVVRLFALFHDCKREDDGYDGEHGERGAAFAKECFEKGLLEITQEQFDQLYHACFYHTKEHQTDDPTINTCYDADRLDLGRVGMSLNPKKMATLPGARIAHKSLRAKVDVYEMREWLKTIAL from the coding sequence ATGCTAGATTTTGCTGCCTTACAAGAGTTTGTCTATAGTAACCGAATTGTGGATTCGACGATTCATGGGCTTGCTCATTGGCGGCAGGTGGAATTCAACGGTTTGCTCCTTGCGCCCATTACAGGTGCCGACGTGACAGTCGTGCGACTGTTCGCTCTCTTTCACGACTGCAAGCGCGAAGATGACGGCTACGATGGCGAACATGGTGAACGCGGAGCCGCCTTTGCCAAGGAATGCTTCGAAAAAGGCCTTCTCGAAATTACGCAGGAACAGTTCGACCAACTTTATCACGCCTGCTTTTATCACACCAAGGAACATCAGACCGATGATCCGACCATCAACACCTGCTACGATGCCGACCGCCTAGACCTCGGCCGTGTAGGCATGTCGCTCAATCCGAAAAAGATGGCGACGTTGCCGGGTGCAAGAATCGCCCACAAGTCGTTGCGGGCGAAAGTTGATGTCTATGAAATGCGTGAATGGCTTAAAACCATCGCGCTATAG
- a CDS encoding phosphoribosylaminoimidazolesuccinocarboxamide synthase, which translates to MSLKFETPITEVPLFHQGKVRDMYDLGDSFLMVASDRLSAFDVVLPTPIPGKGKILNQLSLFWFQHLGMKNHLITADVNEYPAVLKKHADYLRGRSMIVKKAHRHSVECIVRGYIVGSGWKDYQKTGKICGHVLPEGLQLCQKLEKPLYTPSTKPDVGHDENISFEQTFDIVGEKVATTLRDMSLDIYTKARDYAASKGIILADTKFEFGEIDGETILIDEVLTPDSSRYWPADKYQVGKNQESFDKQYVRDWLETLDWGKTYPGPEIPADVVKNTLAKYEEIFVRLTGKQPEL; encoded by the coding sequence ATGAGCTTAAAATTCGAAACCCCCATTACCGAAGTTCCGCTGTTCCACCAGGGCAAAGTACGCGACATGTACGACCTGGGCGACAGCTTCCTGATGGTCGCCAGCGACCGTCTTTCCGCTTTTGACGTGGTGCTCCCCACCCCGATCCCTGGTAAGGGCAAAATCCTGAACCAGCTTTCGCTGTTCTGGTTCCAGCACCTCGGCATGAAGAACCACCTCATCACCGCCGACGTGAACGAATACCCGGCAGTCTTGAAGAAGCACGCCGACTACCTCCGTGGCCGTTCCATGATCGTCAAAAAGGCTCACCGCCATTCCGTGGAATGCATCGTCCGCGGCTACATCGTGGGTTCCGGCTGGAAGGACTACCAGAAGACCGGCAAGATTTGCGGTCACGTTCTCCCGGAAGGCCTGCAGCTCTGCCAGAAGCTCGAAAAGCCGCTCTACACGCCGAGCACCAAGCCCGACGTTGGCCACGACGAAAACATCAGCTTCGAACAGACTTTTGACATCGTTGGCGAAAAGGTTGCAACGACTCTCCGCGACATGTCTTTGGACATCTACACGAAGGCCCGCGACTACGCTGCAAGCAAGGGCATCATCCTCGCCGACACCAAGTTCGAATTCGGTGAAATCGACGGCGAAACCATCCTCATCGACGAAGTGCTGACTCCGGACTCCAGCCGTTACTGGCCGGCAGACAAGTACCAGGTGGGTAAGAACCAGGAAAGCTTCGACAAGCAGTACGTGCGCGACTGGCTCGAAACTCTCGACTGGGGCAAGACCTATCCGGGTCCGGAAATCCCTGCCGACGTGGTGAAGAACACGCTCGCGAAGTACGAAGAAATCTTCGTGCGCCTCACCGGCAAGCAGCCTGAATTGTAA
- a CDS encoding polysaccharide deacetylase family protein, producing MRKFLLCFHDFSVWNYQKVTPILEELKDLAGRPFSVLVIPDTEKAPSDMVKGFRETLQKLKADGFELALHGYKHQAEFSQGRSYAGLIGMNLTGGEAEFAGLSEFESSRLLHLGLDAWKDLTGDSEKPAAFVPPTWYSNKFLPSQVHAEKMLYEERFALVTAKGKRYASPVASFAGIPDFLIKAAFKFGAIALKVPVGLPRIALHPVDFPARTDKIHDLIRIALNSGRKLSQYKDL from the coding sequence ATGCGCAAATTCCTCCTCTGCTTTCACGATTTCAGCGTCTGGAACTACCAGAAAGTCACCCCGATTCTTGAAGAACTCAAGGACCTGGCAGGTAGACCTTTCAGCGTGCTCGTTATTCCGGATACCGAAAAGGCCCCCTCCGACATGGTCAAGGGCTTTCGCGAAACACTCCAGAAGCTTAAAGCAGACGGTTTCGAACTTGCACTCCACGGCTACAAGCACCAGGCCGAATTCAGCCAGGGCCGCAGCTACGCCGGCCTTATCGGAATGAACCTGACCGGTGGCGAAGCCGAATTTGCAGGCCTCAGCGAATTTGAATCGAGCAGACTTTTGCACCTGGGCCTAGACGCCTGGAAAGATTTGACTGGTGACTCCGAAAAGCCCGCCGCATTTGTCCCGCCGACTTGGTACAGCAACAAGTTCCTGCCGAGCCAGGTGCATGCCGAAAAAATGCTTTACGAAGAACGATTCGCCCTGGTGACCGCCAAAGGCAAGCGCTACGCCTCCCCTGTCGCCAGTTTCGCAGGCATTCCCGACTTTTTGATCAAGGCCGCCTTCAAGTTCGGTGCCATCGCCCTGAAGGTTCCTGTCGGACTCCCCCGCATCGCTCTCCACCCGGTGGATTTCCCTGCGCGGACCGACAAAATCCACGATTTGATCCGCATCGCCTTGAACAGCGGGCGCAAGCTTTCGCAGTACAAAGACCTGTAA
- a CDS encoding undecaprenyl-diphosphate phosphatase, whose protein sequence is MFESIILGLLQGLAEFLPISSSGHLVLGHELLGMNEAGMFFDIMLHAGTLLSIFVVFHKKITDIIVGCIRKNPDQLREAGYIVLASIPTALIGLGFKDALEGLFENPRAVCVAELFTGLLLFTSQWGATGAKHPDNEGVKMNWWRALVTGTVQGIACIPGISRSGSTISAMMFMGVNRKYAGEFSFLMSIPAVGGAALLDCIKWFKCQSMTPEKALLDPEKALKCADAGSFTPELLVGMVVSFIFGIIALKWLMTFLQKGKFQHFAWYVWAVGILGLIFIK, encoded by the coding sequence ATGTTTGAATCTATCATTCTCGGCCTTTTGCAGGGCCTCGCCGAATTCCTCCCCATTTCCAGTTCCGGCCACCTCGTGCTGGGCCACGAACTCCTTGGCATGAACGAGGCGGGCATGTTCTTCGACATCATGCTCCATGCCGGAACGTTGCTTTCTATCTTCGTGGTGTTCCACAAGAAGATTACCGACATCATCGTGGGCTGCATCCGCAAAAATCCGGACCAACTGCGCGAAGCGGGCTACATCGTTCTGGCAAGCATCCCGACGGCTTTGATCGGCCTCGGCTTCAAGGACGCTCTCGAAGGCCTGTTCGAGAATCCGCGTGCCGTGTGCGTCGCCGAACTCTTTACGGGCTTGTTGCTGTTTACCTCGCAGTGGGGCGCTACTGGAGCCAAGCATCCGGATAACGAAGGCGTCAAGATGAACTGGTGGCGTGCACTCGTGACCGGTACGGTACAGGGCATTGCCTGCATTCCGGGCATCAGCCGCAGCGGTTCTACCATCAGCGCCATGATGTTCATGGGCGTGAACCGCAAGTACGCGGGTGAATTCAGTTTCCTCATGAGTATTCCGGCCGTGGGTGGTGCCGCACTCCTCGACTGCATCAAGTGGTTCAAGTGCCAGTCCATGACTCCGGAAAAAGCACTCCTCGACCCGGAAAAGGCTCTGAAGTGTGCCGATGCAGGCAGCTTCACCCCGGAACTCCTGGTGGGCATGGTCGTCTCGTTTATTTTCGGTATTATCGCCCTCAAGTGGCTCATGACATTCTTGCAGAAGGGCAAGTTCCAGCACTTCGCCTGGTACGTGTGGGCCGTGGGTATCCTCGGACTGATCTTTATCAAGTAA
- the htpG gene encoding molecular chaperone HtpG, translating to MATEKMEFQTEVRDMLNLMINSLYSNKEIFLRELVSNAADALDKRRFLSLSNAELLPQGTQLRIDISVNKEGKRIVVEDNGIGMNKEDLINCLGTIARSGTKNFIKNLKEGDKGSVDLIGQFGVGFYSVFMVAKKVEVLTLKAGETQGYLWSSEGTGEFEISEAPRDKVGTKITLYLKDDEDAVDFASEWKIKDIVQKYSGFVSYGIYFHPEATKNDKGELEEKPEERLNEKQALWRQSEKEVTEEQYKDFYNVISHEADEPAAWSHSHAEGSQEFWSLVYIPSKAPFNIWHNDALHGLKLYVKKVFIMDDCKDLLPPWLRFVRGVVDSEDLPLNVSREILQNNKIITNIRKHVIKKVLDALQNMADKDAAKYNAWWRELGMVLKEGFYMNWEHLDELKKLLRFESTKTEGDALVGLDEYVKRMPEGQKEIYYLIGDKNAVKSNPMLEAFKAKGYEVLLMSDGIDEFMMSSLTEFGDKKFHDIARGDVDFEKTEDEKKAEEANKGIFKGLCENLQKVLDEDIKEVRVSSRLKDSPCCLVTSEDAMSAQMERMMKAMGQKNLPKSKRILEINPTHPICEMLKKKVEAKEDLGDWPKALYGQALLAEGSPLPNPAEYVSAITKLLTASVK from the coding sequence ATGGCAACAGAGAAGATGGAATTCCAGACCGAAGTTCGCGACATGCTGAACTTGATGATCAACTCCCTTTACAGCAACAAGGAAATTTTCCTCCGCGAACTCGTCTCGAACGCGGCGGACGCACTGGACAAGCGCCGTTTCCTCTCGCTTTCGAATGCAGAACTCTTGCCGCAGGGCACGCAGCTCCGCATCGATATCTCGGTGAACAAGGAAGGCAAGCGCATCGTTGTGGAAGACAACGGTATCGGCATGAACAAGGAAGACTTGATCAACTGCCTGGGCACCATCGCTCGTAGCGGCACCAAGAACTTCATCAAGAATTTGAAGGAAGGCGACAAGGGCAGCGTCGATTTGATTGGCCAGTTCGGTGTAGGTTTCTACTCCGTGTTCATGGTCGCAAAGAAGGTCGAAGTGTTGACCTTGAAGGCCGGCGAAACTCAGGGTTACCTGTGGTCTTCCGAAGGCACGGGTGAATTCGAGATTTCCGAAGCCCCGCGCGACAAGGTGGGTACCAAGATTACGCTTTACCTCAAGGACGACGAAGACGCGGTCGACTTCGCCAGCGAATGGAAGATCAAGGACATCGTCCAGAAGTACAGCGGCTTCGTGAGCTACGGCATCTACTTCCACCCCGAAGCAACGAAGAACGACAAGGGCGAACTCGAAGAAAAGCCCGAAGAACGCTTGAACGAAAAGCAGGCCCTTTGGCGCCAGAGCGAAAAGGAAGTCACCGAAGAACAGTACAAGGATTTCTACAACGTCATCAGCCACGAAGCCGACGAACCGGCCGCCTGGAGCCACAGCCACGCCGAAGGTTCCCAGGAATTCTGGAGCCTCGTGTACATCCCGAGCAAGGCTCCGTTCAACATCTGGCATAACGACGCATTGCACGGCCTCAAGCTGTACGTGAAGAAAGTCTTTATCATGGACGACTGCAAGGACTTGCTGCCGCCTTGGCTCCGCTTTGTGCGCGGCGTGGTCGATAGCGAAGACTTGCCGCTGAACGTATCCCGTGAAATCTTGCAGAACAACAAGATTATCACCAACATCCGTAAGCACGTGATCAAGAAGGTGCTCGACGCCTTGCAGAACATGGCCGACAAGGATGCCGCAAAGTACAACGCCTGGTGGCGCGAACTCGGCATGGTCTTGAAGGAAGGCTTCTACATGAACTGGGAACATCTTGACGAGCTCAAGAAGTTGCTCCGTTTCGAAAGCACCAAGACTGAAGGCGATGCTCTCGTGGGCCTCGATGAATACGTGAAGCGCATGCCGGAAGGCCAGAAGGAAATCTACTACCTCATCGGCGACAAGAACGCCGTGAAGTCTAACCCGATGCTCGAAGCCTTCAAGGCGAAGGGCTACGAAGTGCTGCTCATGAGCGACGGCATCGATGAATTCATGATGTCGAGCCTCACCGAATTCGGCGACAAGAAGTTCCACGACATCGCCCGCGGCGACGTGGACTTCGAAAAGACCGAAGACGAAAAGAAGGCCGAAGAGGCCAACAAGGGAATCTTCAAGGGCCTCTGCGAAAACCTGCAGAAGGTCTTGGACGAAGATATCAAGGAAGTCCGCGTGTCTAGCCGCCTCAAAGACAGCCCCTGCTGCCTTGTGACCAGCGAAGACGCCATGAGCGCCCAGATGGAACGCATGATGAAGGCGATGGGCCAGAAGAACTTGCCGAAGAGTAAGCGTATCCTGGAAATCAATCCGACGCACCCGATTTGCGAGATGCTCAAGAAGAAAGTCGAAGCCAAGGAAGACCTGGGCGATTGGCCGAAGGCCCTCTACGGCCAGGCTCTGCTTGCCGAAGGTTCTCCGCTCCCGAATCCGGCGGAATACGTCAGCGCGATTACCAAGCTGCTGACTGCTTCCGTCAAATAG
- a CDS encoding BamA/TamA family outer membrane protein, translating into MKFVYAIIASLVFAICAHAQDNFQRFSLLPFGAYTEETKIQYGAVFVLFFRPFQEGENISSMDFIARGTTRGQFQFQYAPNLWLFQDHLHIPAKLNLNKWQYSLFERGARGDFDRIDEYKSTFIYGKIPFEMNFGISNNIPLRYGIVLEGEARDNELGSDIPKNYQDRFYLGGGYLLVLDKKDNDNWPTKGYYASFEEIFFGGDFSYHTETFDARFYAPLFWETSIALGLYAKQSRGSNVPLGCLAGPDGTKRFRGVESGIWSDTQALIWQMEFRRPLFWRFAGVIFGEALQSAPYFSELFRRQVHYAVGFGGRLALNKSEKLHARGDLSLVDGKHIGITIDLRESF; encoded by the coding sequence ATGAAGTTCGTTTACGCCATAATCGCAAGTCTGGTCTTTGCCATCTGCGCTCATGCACAAGACAACTTCCAGCGATTCTCATTGCTGCCCTTTGGCGCTTACACCGAAGAAACCAAGATTCAGTACGGTGCTGTATTCGTCCTGTTCTTCAGGCCATTCCAAGAAGGCGAAAACATTTCTTCGATGGATTTTATTGCACGCGGAACCACGCGCGGGCAGTTCCAATTCCAGTATGCCCCGAACTTGTGGCTTTTTCAAGACCATTTGCACATTCCGGCAAAACTCAACTTGAACAAGTGGCAATACTCACTGTTTGAACGAGGTGCCCGCGGAGATTTTGACCGCATAGACGAATACAAGAGCACCTTTATCTACGGCAAGATTCCCTTCGAAATGAACTTCGGCATTTCGAACAACATTCCTCTGCGTTACGGAATTGTATTAGAAGGTGAAGCCCGCGACAACGAACTCGGAAGCGACATCCCCAAAAATTACCAAGACAGATTTTATTTGGGCGGCGGCTACCTTTTGGTTCTTGATAAAAAAGACAACGACAACTGGCCCACCAAAGGCTACTACGCAAGCTTTGAAGAAATCTTTTTCGGCGGCGACTTTAGCTACCACACTGAAACGTTTGACGCAAGATTCTACGCTCCCCTATTCTGGGAAACTTCCATCGCTCTCGGGCTTTACGCAAAGCAGAGCCGCGGCAGCAACGTTCCGCTCGGATGCCTCGCCGGCCCCGACGGCACCAAGCGATTCCGCGGCGTAGAATCAGGAATCTGGAGCGACACGCAGGCCTTAATCTGGCAAATGGAATTCCGCCGCCCGCTCTTCTGGCGATTCGCAGGCGTTATCTTTGGTGAAGCCTTGCAATCGGCACCCTACTTTAGCGAACTCTTTAGGCGCCAAGTGCATTACGCCGTAGGCTTCGGCGGACGCCTCGCCTTGAACAAAAGCGAAAAGCTGCACGCCCGCGGCGACCTTTCGCTTGTCGACGGTAAGCACATCGGCATTACGATTGATTTGAGAGAATCGTTCTAA